From a region of the Triticum aestivum cultivar Chinese Spring chromosome 7D, IWGSC CS RefSeq v2.1, whole genome shotgun sequence genome:
- the LOC123167216 gene encoding disease resistance protein RGA5, with the protein MDLTEKDKEEPARKRRETGQVLDPVRIVGKKRRNNDDGILEEDCKNVLLDDPTTATVSDPVIESCAKNEVEQSGAQLPVLEEACLFTSSDISTLFDGSVSSSLGSMRPLGEKLDKLLAPAQEYYRRLPKRTKEGMHLLKDDVEVISSYLDELSEVEDPPPMAMCWMNEARDLSYDMEDYIDSLLFVPPDRFFKKKKKGRRKKMMIKKMLKWYKQVAFTAQVSEHGIMTSKIIHVNVPRLPSKPKIAETISEFRIYVQEAIERHNRYKLHCCSNLRRRTFLSTGRMLPMPYEETDDHVVIDGQMNEFINSLAANDAADQQQLKVVSVLGTGCLGKTTLAKVLYNRIGMQFDCRAFIRVSKKPDMKRLLHDLFSQLHQKKQPLPTNCNELGISDINIRKHLQDKRYLIVIDDLWDASVWDIIKSAFPKGNRGSRIIITTQIEDVASTCCCDHSEHVFEMKPLDDDHSRKLFFSRLFGSESDCPEELKQVSNEIVDICGGLPLATINIASHLANQETEVSMDLLAYTRDALRSYLWSNSTSERTKQVLNLSYNNLPHYLKTCLLYLNMHPEGSIICKDDAVKQWVVEGFIAPRKGKEQGQDWMEKIAGIYFDELIDRRFIQPLYINYNNKVLSCTVHDVVRDLIAHKSAEENFIVVVDYNRKNIALTHKVRRLSLIFGDGKYAKTPENITKSQVRSLRFFGLFKCMPCIREFKVLRVLNLILSGHCGDYDPIDLTGISELFQLRYLKIASDVCIKLPNSMRGLKCLETLDVMDATRVTAVPWDIIQLPHLLHLILPVDTNLLDLVGNLSDSVIHQWSLGKLNCLQDLHLTFSSTSPDDHLETSMEVLAYLIGGHGNLKTVVIAHGSSVENTVVPGASKVIPPWYRMAPPPLLQRLEFSPHSCCIFSRIPPWIEKLGNLCILKIPLRELKMICIDTLGGLCALTALSLYVETPPIQKIIFDKAVGFSVLKHFKLRFTTGIACLKFEEDAMPNLLKLKLVFNAIPPMGQPFFFRMGQVRQKVQHEHGTAVISIEHMPGLREISTKFGGTASDLEYASRTVVSNHPSNPTIKMQLVGYSSNVDRSTKQKQQPDDILEEQPDGEYDKRLERSADQRISTSLESNLRLDVPEITPTLVQITGGGDDVREHMFDKVVTASDVGKLNRLVVPNQFAEKYFPLDVAANEKGLLLNFEDRGGKLWNFRYSYSNNSQSYIMTMGWSAFVRDHHLATGDTVSFYRAGTRLFIDCRVRGQILAPVTQAVMPASASPALK; encoded by the exons ATGGACCTCACTGAGAAGGATAAGGAGGAGccggcgaggaagaggagggagacgggGCAGGTGCTGGATCCCGTCAGGAttgtggggaagaagaggaggaacaATGATGACGGGATTCTTGAGGAGGATTGCAAGAATGTCTTGCTCGACGATCCAACCACAGCCACAG TTTCTGATCCTGTTATTGAATCATGTGCCAAAAATGAAGTCGAGCAATCTGGTGCTCAACTGCCAGTCCTTGAGGAAGCTTGCTTATTCACATCATCTGATATCTCGACACTGTTTG ATGGCTCGGTGAGTTCTTCGTTGGGCTCCATGAGACCCCTTGGTGAGAAGCTCGACAAATTGCTAGCTCCTGCTCAGGAATACTACAGGAGGTTGCCCAAGAGGACCAAGGAGGGGATGCACCTTCTCAAAGATGATGTTGAAGTGATAAGCTCCTACCTTGATGAACTATCAGAGGTGGAGGACCCTCCCCCAATGGCCATGTGCTGGATGAATGAGGCACGTGACCTGTCTTATGATATGGAGGATTACATTGACAGCTTATTATTTGTGCCACCTGATCGTTtcttcaaaaagaagaagaaggggaggaggaagaagatgatgataaaGAAGATGCTTAAGTGGTACAAACAGGTTGCATTCACAGCGCAAGTGTCAGAACATGGTATCATGACCAGTAAAATCATTCATGTTAATGTCCCTCGTCTTCCCAGTAAGCCCAAGATTGCAGAAACAATATCGGAGTTCAGGATCTATGTCCAGGAGGCTATTGAACGGCACAATAGGTATAAGCTCCATTGTTGCAGCAACTTGAGGAGGCGTACATTCTTATCCACTGGCCGTATGCTTCCAATGCCATATGAAGAAACCGATGATCACGTAGTAATCGATGGCCAGATGAATGAGTTTATCAACTCACTGGCCGCTAACGATGCGGCAGATCAGCAGCAGCTCAAGGTGGTATCTGTTCTTGGAACTGGATGTCTGGGTAAAACTACACTTGCCAAAGTGTTGTACAACAGAATTGGGATGCAATTTGATTGCAGAGCTTTCATTCGAGTTTCCAAAAAGCCTGATATGAAGAGACTTCTCCACGACTTGTTCTCGCAACTCCATCAGAAGAAGCAACCACTACCCACCAATTGTAATGAACTTGGCATCAGCGACATTAATATCCGTAAACATCTGCAAGATAAAAG GTATCTAATTGTTATTGATGATTTGTGGGATGCATCGGTATGGGATATTATTAAATCTGCTTTTCCGAAGGGAAACCGTGGTAGCAGAATAATAATAACCACACAGATTGAAGATGTTGCATCAACATGTTGCTGTGATCACTCAGAGCATGTTTTCGAGATGAAACCTCTCGATGATGATCACTCAAGAAAGCTATTCTTTAGCAGACTTTTTGGTTCTGAAAGTGACTGTCCCGAAGAATTGAAACAAGTTTCAAACGAAATTGTTGATATATGTGGTGGTCTGCCGCTAGCAACAATCAACATAGCTAGTCATTTAGCGAACCAGGAGACAGAAGTATCAATGGATTTGCTGGCATACACACGTGATGCGTTGAGGTCCTATTTGTGGTCAAATTCTACTTCAGAAAGAACAAAACAAGTACTGAACCTCAGCTACAATAATCTTCCTCATTATCTAAAGACATGCTTGCTGTATCTTAATATGCATCCAGAGGGCTCCATAATCTGCAAGGATGATGCGGTGAAGCAGTGGGTGGTTGAAGGCTTCATCGCTCCAAGAAAAGGGAAAGAGCAAGGTCAGGACTGGATGGAGAAAATTGCAGGAATCTATTTCGATGAACTTATTGATAGAAGATTCATCCAACCTTTATATATCAACTATAACAATAAGGTGTTGTCCTGTACGGTTCATGACGTGGTACGTGATCTTATTGCACACAAGTCTGCAGAAGAGAATTTCATTGTGGTAGTAGACTACAATCGAAAGAATATAGCACTTACCCACAAGGTTCGTCGACTATCTCTCATCTTTGGTGATGGAAAATACGCCAAGACACCAGAAAACATCACAAAGTCACAAGTTCGATCACTTAGATTTTTTGGATTATTCAAGTGTATGCCTTGTATCAGAGAGTTCAAGGTTCTCCGTGTTCTGAACCTTATACTATCTGGTCATTGTGGCGACTATGACCCCATAGACCTCACTGGTATTTCAGAACTTTTTCAGCTGAGATACTTGAAGATTGCAAGTGATGTCTGTATAAAACTACCAAACAGTATGCGGGGCCTGAAATGTTTGGAAACACTGGATGTTATGGATGCAACAAGAGTCACTGCTGTTCCATGGGATATTATACAACTCCCACACTTGTTGCACCTAATTCTTCCTGTTGACACAAATCTGCTGGATTTGGTTGGCAACCTGAGTGACTCAGTTATCCATCAGTGGAGCCTTGGTAAGCTGAACTGCCTGCAGGATCTTCATCTCACCTTTTCTTCTACATCACCTGACGACCATCTGGAAACAAGCATGGAAGTTCTGGCTTATTTAATTGGAGGACATGGCAATTTGAAAACTGTAGTAATTGCTCATGGTTCCTCGGTAGAAAATACTGTGGTTCCTGGCGCCTCAAAAGTAATCCCTCCATGGTATCGCATGGCACCTCCCCCCCTTCTGCAAAGACTTGAATTCTCACCACACAGCTGCTGCATATTCTCACGAATTCCTCCATGGATTGAGAAACTTGGCAACCTATGCATTTTGAAGATTCCACTGAGGGAACTGAAGATGATTTGTATTGATACTCTTGGTGGATTATGTGCTCTCACTGCTTTATCCCTGTATGTGGAGACGCCACCCATTCAAAAGATCATTTTTGATAAAGCAGTCGGGTTCTCAGTTCTCAAGCACTTCAAGTTGAGGTTCACGACTGGTATAGCTTGCCTAAAATTCGAGGAAGATGCAATGCCTAATCTCTTGAAGCTCAAGCTAGTTTTCAATGCCATCCCACCAATGGGCCAACCTTTTTTTTTCCGTATGGGTCAAGTCCGACAGAAAGTACAACATGAACATGGTACTGCAGTTATTAGCATCGAGCATATGCCAGGGCTTAGAGAGATTTCCACAAAATTTGGTGGCACAGCTTCTGATCTAGAGTATGCCTCGAGGACTGTTGTTAGTAACCATCCAAGCAATCCTACAATCAAGATGCAATTGGTAGGTTATAGTTCCAATGTTGACAGAAGTACGAAACAAAAACAACAGCCAGATGACATTCTGGAGGAACAACCAGATGGTGAATATGACAAGAGATTGGAGAGATCAGCTGATCAAAG GATTTCAACGTCACTTGAGTCTAATTTGCGGCTGGATGTTCCAG AAATTACACCAACACTTGTGCAGATTACAGGCGGCGGTGATGATGTGCGGGAGCACATGTTTGACAAGGTGGTGACAGCAAGCGACGTGGGGAAGCTGAACCGGCTGGTGGTGCCCAACCAGTTCGCGGAGAAGTACTTCCCACTGGATGTGGCGGCGAACGAGAAGGGACTCCTGCTCAATTTTGAGGACCGTGGGGGCAAGCTCTGGAACTTCCGCTACTCCTACTCCAACAACAGCCAGAGCTACATCATGACCATGGGGTGGAGCGCCTTCGTCCGCGACCACCACCTCGCCACAGGCGACACGGTCTCCTTCTACCGTGCCGGCACACGCCTCTTCATCGACTGCCGGGTGCGCGGCCAGATTTTAGCGCCCGTGACACAAGCCGTCATGCCGGCATCGGCTTCACCAGCCCTCAAGTAG
- the LOC123167217 gene encoding disease resistance protein RGA4 isoform X2: MEAATATAFVGRIAPKLLEFLAANHKLRQNLEHDITYIQREFALISAAIQQDDECRWRSGAVGDHVQRAWIQIIRDLAHAIEDCIDRFMHRVTISGTSTWIRQAVHKVQTMTVRKEFAKAIHELKKISQESSKLREAYYSASIGAGTSSCSALPLSVACEMTTEMAIDDTLSADRPVGMDAPRDELLELIQQQQQQLKVISIVGFDGIGKTLLARCVYNTIENQYEARAWVSAAEQGAPTNVLKEILHQLDIPTNGGGNLSKLCSILRLYLGNKRFFIVIDDMRTEFWHDIKNAFVGLSGRVLVTTAIHSVANTCSSSAAHDHVYAMKTLADEHSRLLFFKEAFQDDNPPVDKEDQLGSEALKKCDGLPLALVTTARYLQSTGNPTHGNWATLCHNLGAHLETKEMLARMKRVLVHSYTSLVKHDVKTCLLYLGIYPSGRTVRRGSLIRKWCAEGFIQGDYMCNALDAAIGNFKELVNRSIIQRTDASSKNNEDRVKTYHTHGMMLEFILHMSKCDNFITLLYDQMAPPPPPSKIRWLSLHDTSAKVANDLSLVRSLTVFGKAHESVLDFCKYELLRVLDLEECSNHLEDKHLREICSNLLLLRYLSLGAAVKVTALPKESKKLQLLETLDARRTKIEILPTQVMELPCLIHLFGKFKLQEGVGSRKMHKLQTWFSENSKLETVAGFVVDNNKSQGFAQLMEHMKHLTKVKIWCEKSTNNSTDPTASGSNSSTNNYTHVSNAIKGFIKRSTDVKKAHSLSIHFNDKWFQDLLVNLSLEKEEASSCYLSSFKLQGGNICSLPPFVTMLGGLTKLCLSSPRHQLSGDILAALSRVRCLAYLKLIASQLDKLVIIKGALGSLRRLCIVVEVMTELEVQEGALPLLESLQLLCKDLNGVCCTTIQSLRRIKEVTLHDGVNYETKQKWKEAAKKHPRRPKLLFVKTAEDVDMECEPADNSESPVVPTTATTLSVITPHHAISTGQSAQVDCDDLQQGDDEKEDTDKTDILEDFASKTCLDPPVDKERFEQGMEGMVGLQDQQMQDVTWSTDQADQNVVLLAVGENRRKRARLDIGEDNSMDKVVDRVKRKNPEDVQESRPTKQTVPGLAVAVSNGK, from the exons ATGGAGGCTGCAACGGCCACTGCTTTTGTGGGTAGGATCGCGCCGAAGCTCTTGGAGTTCTTAGCTGCAAATCACAAGCTTAGGCAGAACCTGGAGCATGACATCACCTACATCCAAAGAGAGTTTGCGTTGATTTCTGCCGCCATCCAGCAAGACGATGAGTGCCGCTGGAGGAGCGGCGCCGTCGGCGACCATGTGCAGAGGGCTTGGATCCAAATCATACGTGACTTGGCGCATGCCATCGAAGACTGCATCGACCGCTTCATGCACCGGGTGACCATCTCTGGGACGTCGACGTGGATCCGTCAGGCAGTCCACAAGGTGCAGACGATGACAGTCCGTAAGGAGTTTGCCAAGGCGATTCATGAGCTCAAGAAGATTTCACAGGAGTCATCCAAGTTGAGAGAAGCTTATTACAGCGCCAGCATCGGTGCTGGCACCTCCTCTTGCTCAGCGTTGCCGCTATCTGTGGCGTGTGAGATGACAACAGAGATGGCGATAGATGACACCCTCTCAGCTGACAGACCTGTGGGCATGGACGCGCCTCGGGatgagcttctcgagctgatccagcagcagcaacagcagctcaaGGTGATTTCCATTGTTGGTTTCGATGGTATAGGCAAGACTCTCCTTGCCAGGTGTGTGTACAACACAATTGAGAACCAATACGAAGCTCGGGCTTGGGTCTCTGCAGCGGAGCAAGGGGCCCCAACAAATGTTCTCAAGGAGATACTCCACCAGCTTGACATCCCCACAAATGGCGGAGGCAACCTCAGCAAGCTCTGCTCAATTCTCAGATTGTACCTTGGGAACAAGAG GTTCTTCATTGTAATCGATGACATGCGGACAGAATTTTGGCATGACATAAAAAATGCGTTTGTGGGGTTGAGCGGCAGAGTTCTGGTGACAACAGCCATCCATTCAGTAGCAAATACCTGCAGCAGCTCAGCAGCTCATGATCATGTGTACGCAATGAAAACTCTTGCCGATGAACACTCAAGACTGCTATTCTTCAAGGAAGCTTTCCAAGATGACAATCCACCAGTTGATAAAGAGGATCAGCTTGGCTCGGAGGCACTGAAGAAGTGTGATGGTTTACCCCTTGCCCTTGTTACCACAGCCCGGTACTTGCAAAGCACAGGTAATCCGACACATGGAAACTGGGCAACATTATGCCACAACCTGGGAGCACATCTGGAAACAAAAGAGATGTTAGCAAGAATGAAGCGTGTGCTTGTCCATAGCTACACTAGCCTTGTTAAACATGATGTCAAGACGTGCTTGCTATATCTTGGTATCTACCCTAGTGGCCGTACAGTTCGGAGAGGAAGCTTGATAAGGAAATGGTGCGCTGAAGGGTTTATCCAAGGAGATTATATGTGTAATGCTCTGGATGCTGCTATCGGCAATTTCAAAGAGCTTGTCAACCGGAGCATCATTCAGCGTACAGATGCCAGCAGCAAAAACAACGAAGATCGGGTGAAGACATACCATACTCACGGCATGATGCTTGAGTTCATCCTGCACATGTCCAAGTGTGACAACTTCATTACCTTGTTATATGATCAAATGGCTCCCCCACCCCCGCCCAGCAAAATCCGTTGGCTCTCCCTCCATGACACAAGTGCCAAAGTAGCCAATGATCTATCTCTGGTCCGGTCTCTGACCGTCTTTGGCAAGGCGCATGAATCAGTCTTGGATTTTTGCAAATATGAACTGCTTCGGGTTTTGGATCTAGAAGAATGCAGTAACCACTTGGAGGACAAGCACCTTAGGGAGATATGCAGCAACCTGTTGCTGCTCAGGTACCTAAGCCTTGGGGCAGCTGTTAAGGTTACAGCGCTCCCCAAAGAGAGCAAGAAACTTCAACTTTTGGAGACGCTGGATGCAAGAAGAACCAAGATAGAGATTCTTCCCACACAAGTCATGGAGCTTCCATGCTTGATTCATCTATTTGGAAAGTTCAAGCTCCAAGAAGGTGTAGGAAGCCGGAAAATGCATAAGCTACAAACCTGGTTCTCAGAGAATAGCAAATTGGAAACGGTAGCAGGATTTGTTGTGGACAACAACAAGAGCCAAGGATTTGCACAGCTCATGGAGCATATGAAGCACTTGACGAAGGTGAAAATATGGTGCGAGAAGTCCACTAATAATAGCACGGATCCCACTGCCAGTGGCagcaacagcagcaccaacaactACACTCATGTCTCAAATGCCATCAAGGGGTTCATCAAGAGAAGCACCGACGTGAAAAAGGCTCATTCACTCTCAATACATTTCAATGATAAATGGTTCCAAGACTTGCTCGTGAACTTGTCcctagaaaaagaagaagcttcctccTGCTATCTTAGCTCATTCAAGTTACAAGGGGGCAACATATGCAGCCTGCCTCCATTTGTTACCATGCTAGGTGGTCTCACTAAGCTGTGCCTTTCATCCCCTCGTCATCAGCTGAGCGGGGATATTCTTGCTGCCCTGAGCAGAGTGCGCTGCTTGGCGTACCTGAAGCTGATTGCATCTCAACTGGACAAACTCGTCATCATAAAAGGTGCACTTGGAAGCCTGCGACGACTATGCATCGTGGTTGAAGTCATGACTGAACTGGAAGTCCAAGAGGGAGCTCTGCCACTCCTCGAGTCGCTCCAGCTGCTATGTAAGGATCTAAATGGCGTTTGCTGCACGACAATCCAGTCCCTGCGGCGTATTAAGGAGGTCACCCTCCATGATGGAGTGAACTATGAAACAAAACAAAAGTGGAAGGAAGCGGCAAAAAAACACCCCAGACGCCCCAAGCTCTTGTTTGTTAAGACAGCAGAAGATGTTGATATGGAATGTGAACCTGCAGACAATTCTGAGAGCCCTGTGGTGCCAACTACTGCTACAACGTTATCAGTGATAACACCCCACCATGCCATTTCTACTGGACAGTCTG CACAAGTTGATTGTGATGATCTGCAACAGGGTGATGATGAGAAAGAAGATACAGACAAAACTGATATCCTAGAGGATTTTGCTAGCAAGACTTGTCTGGACCCTCCAGTGGACAAGGAAAGGTTTGAACAGGGGATGGAAGGAATGGTAGGTTTACAGGATCAGCAGATGCAAGATGTCACTTGGTCTACTGATCAGGCTGATCAAAATGTTGTACTTTTGGCGGTGGGTGAGAACAGAAGAAAGAGGGCAAGATTGGACATTGGTGAAGACAATTCAATGGACAAGGTTGTTGATAGAGTGAAGCGCAAGAACCCGGAGGATGTCCAAG AATCGAGGCCAACAAAACAAACAGTGCCTGGGCTCGCAGTTGCTGTCTCCAATGGAAAGTGA
- the LOC123167217 gene encoding disease resistance protein RGA4 isoform X1 — MEAATATAFVGRIAPKLLEFLAANHKLRQNLEHDITYIQREFALISAAIQQDDECRWRSGAVGDHVQRAWIQIIRDLAHAIEDCIDRFMHRVTISGTSTWIRQAVHKVQTMTVRKEFAKAIHELKKISQESSKLREAYYSASIGAGTSSCSALPLSVACEMTTEMAIDDTLSADRPVGMDAPRDELLELIQQQQQQLKVISIVGFDGIGKTLLARCVYNTIENQYEARAWVSAAEQGAPTNVLKEILHQLDIPTNGGGNLSKLCSILRLYLGNKRFFIVIDDMRTEFWHDIKNAFVGLSGRVLVTTAIHSVANTCSSSAAHDHVYAMKTLADEHSRLLFFKEAFQDDNPPVDKEDQLGSEALKKCDGLPLALVTTARYLQSTGNPTHGNWATLCHNLGAHLETKEMLARMKRVLVHSYTSLVKHDVKTCLLYLGIYPSGRTVRRGSLIRKWCAEGFIQGDYMCNALDAAIGNFKELVNRSIIQRTDASSKNNEDRVKTYHTHGMMLEFILHMSKCDNFITLLYDQMAPPPPPSKIRWLSLHDTSAKVANDLSLVRSLTVFGKAHESVLDFCKYELLRVLDLEECSNHLEDKHLREICSNLLLLRYLSLGAAVKVTALPKESKKLQLLETLDARRTKIEILPTQVMELPCLIHLFGKFKLQEGVGSRKMHKLQTWFSENSKLETVAGFVVDNNKSQGFAQLMEHMKHLTKVKIWCEKSTNNSTDPTASGSNSSTNNYTHVSNAIKGFIKRSTDVKKAHSLSIHFNDKWFQDLLVNLSLEKEEASSCYLSSFKLQGGNICSLPPFVTMLGGLTKLCLSSPRHQLSGDILAALSRVRCLAYLKLIASQLDKLVIIKGALGSLRRLCIVVEVMTELEVQEGALPLLESLQLLCKDLNGVCCTTIQSLRRIKEVTLHDGVNYETKQKWKEAAKKHPRRPKLLFVKTAEDVDMECEPADNSESPVVPTTATTLSVITPHHAISTGQSAQVDCDDLQQGDDEKEDTDKTDILEDFASKTCLDPPVDKERFEQGMEGMVGLQDQQMQDVTWSTDQADQNVVLLAVGENRRKRARLDIGEDNSMDKVVDRVKRKNPEDVQVIDWLAESRPTKQTVPGLAVAVSNGK, encoded by the exons ATGGAGGCTGCAACGGCCACTGCTTTTGTGGGTAGGATCGCGCCGAAGCTCTTGGAGTTCTTAGCTGCAAATCACAAGCTTAGGCAGAACCTGGAGCATGACATCACCTACATCCAAAGAGAGTTTGCGTTGATTTCTGCCGCCATCCAGCAAGACGATGAGTGCCGCTGGAGGAGCGGCGCCGTCGGCGACCATGTGCAGAGGGCTTGGATCCAAATCATACGTGACTTGGCGCATGCCATCGAAGACTGCATCGACCGCTTCATGCACCGGGTGACCATCTCTGGGACGTCGACGTGGATCCGTCAGGCAGTCCACAAGGTGCAGACGATGACAGTCCGTAAGGAGTTTGCCAAGGCGATTCATGAGCTCAAGAAGATTTCACAGGAGTCATCCAAGTTGAGAGAAGCTTATTACAGCGCCAGCATCGGTGCTGGCACCTCCTCTTGCTCAGCGTTGCCGCTATCTGTGGCGTGTGAGATGACAACAGAGATGGCGATAGATGACACCCTCTCAGCTGACAGACCTGTGGGCATGGACGCGCCTCGGGatgagcttctcgagctgatccagcagcagcaacagcagctcaaGGTGATTTCCATTGTTGGTTTCGATGGTATAGGCAAGACTCTCCTTGCCAGGTGTGTGTACAACACAATTGAGAACCAATACGAAGCTCGGGCTTGGGTCTCTGCAGCGGAGCAAGGGGCCCCAACAAATGTTCTCAAGGAGATACTCCACCAGCTTGACATCCCCACAAATGGCGGAGGCAACCTCAGCAAGCTCTGCTCAATTCTCAGATTGTACCTTGGGAACAAGAG GTTCTTCATTGTAATCGATGACATGCGGACAGAATTTTGGCATGACATAAAAAATGCGTTTGTGGGGTTGAGCGGCAGAGTTCTGGTGACAACAGCCATCCATTCAGTAGCAAATACCTGCAGCAGCTCAGCAGCTCATGATCATGTGTACGCAATGAAAACTCTTGCCGATGAACACTCAAGACTGCTATTCTTCAAGGAAGCTTTCCAAGATGACAATCCACCAGTTGATAAAGAGGATCAGCTTGGCTCGGAGGCACTGAAGAAGTGTGATGGTTTACCCCTTGCCCTTGTTACCACAGCCCGGTACTTGCAAAGCACAGGTAATCCGACACATGGAAACTGGGCAACATTATGCCACAACCTGGGAGCACATCTGGAAACAAAAGAGATGTTAGCAAGAATGAAGCGTGTGCTTGTCCATAGCTACACTAGCCTTGTTAAACATGATGTCAAGACGTGCTTGCTATATCTTGGTATCTACCCTAGTGGCCGTACAGTTCGGAGAGGAAGCTTGATAAGGAAATGGTGCGCTGAAGGGTTTATCCAAGGAGATTATATGTGTAATGCTCTGGATGCTGCTATCGGCAATTTCAAAGAGCTTGTCAACCGGAGCATCATTCAGCGTACAGATGCCAGCAGCAAAAACAACGAAGATCGGGTGAAGACATACCATACTCACGGCATGATGCTTGAGTTCATCCTGCACATGTCCAAGTGTGACAACTTCATTACCTTGTTATATGATCAAATGGCTCCCCCACCCCCGCCCAGCAAAATCCGTTGGCTCTCCCTCCATGACACAAGTGCCAAAGTAGCCAATGATCTATCTCTGGTCCGGTCTCTGACCGTCTTTGGCAAGGCGCATGAATCAGTCTTGGATTTTTGCAAATATGAACTGCTTCGGGTTTTGGATCTAGAAGAATGCAGTAACCACTTGGAGGACAAGCACCTTAGGGAGATATGCAGCAACCTGTTGCTGCTCAGGTACCTAAGCCTTGGGGCAGCTGTTAAGGTTACAGCGCTCCCCAAAGAGAGCAAGAAACTTCAACTTTTGGAGACGCTGGATGCAAGAAGAACCAAGATAGAGATTCTTCCCACACAAGTCATGGAGCTTCCATGCTTGATTCATCTATTTGGAAAGTTCAAGCTCCAAGAAGGTGTAGGAAGCCGGAAAATGCATAAGCTACAAACCTGGTTCTCAGAGAATAGCAAATTGGAAACGGTAGCAGGATTTGTTGTGGACAACAACAAGAGCCAAGGATTTGCACAGCTCATGGAGCATATGAAGCACTTGACGAAGGTGAAAATATGGTGCGAGAAGTCCACTAATAATAGCACGGATCCCACTGCCAGTGGCagcaacagcagcaccaacaactACACTCATGTCTCAAATGCCATCAAGGGGTTCATCAAGAGAAGCACCGACGTGAAAAAGGCTCATTCACTCTCAATACATTTCAATGATAAATGGTTCCAAGACTTGCTCGTGAACTTGTCcctagaaaaagaagaagcttcctccTGCTATCTTAGCTCATTCAAGTTACAAGGGGGCAACATATGCAGCCTGCCTCCATTTGTTACCATGCTAGGTGGTCTCACTAAGCTGTGCCTTTCATCCCCTCGTCATCAGCTGAGCGGGGATATTCTTGCTGCCCTGAGCAGAGTGCGCTGCTTGGCGTACCTGAAGCTGATTGCATCTCAACTGGACAAACTCGTCATCATAAAAGGTGCACTTGGAAGCCTGCGACGACTATGCATCGTGGTTGAAGTCATGACTGAACTGGAAGTCCAAGAGGGAGCTCTGCCACTCCTCGAGTCGCTCCAGCTGCTATGTAAGGATCTAAATGGCGTTTGCTGCACGACAATCCAGTCCCTGCGGCGTATTAAGGAGGTCACCCTCCATGATGGAGTGAACTATGAAACAAAACAAAAGTGGAAGGAAGCGGCAAAAAAACACCCCAGACGCCCCAAGCTCTTGTTTGTTAAGACAGCAGAAGATGTTGATATGGAATGTGAACCTGCAGACAATTCTGAGAGCCCTGTGGTGCCAACTACTGCTACAACGTTATCAGTGATAACACCCCACCATGCCATTTCTACTGGACAGTCTG CACAAGTTGATTGTGATGATCTGCAACAGGGTGATGATGAGAAAGAAGATACAGACAAAACTGATATCCTAGAGGATTTTGCTAGCAAGACTTGTCTGGACCCTCCAGTGGACAAGGAAAGGTTTGAACAGGGGATGGAAGGAATGGTAGGTTTACAGGATCAGCAGATGCAAGATGTCACTTGGTCTACTGATCAGGCTGATCAAAATGTTGTACTTTTGGCGGTGGGTGAGAACAGAAGAAAGAGGGCAAGATTGGACATTGGTGAAGACAATTCAATGGACAAGGTTGTTGATAGAGTGAAGCGCAAGAACCCGGAGGATGTCCAAG TCATTGACTGGCTTGCAGAATCGAGGCCAACAAAACAAACAGTGCCTGGGCTCGCAGTTGCTGTCTCCAATGGAAAGTGA